Sequence from the Thermococcus nautili genome:
AGGTTGAGAAGGCACTCAGGGAACTCATGGAGTCAGGAGAGGTTTACCAACCAAAGGGTGGGTATTACAAGATAAATCCTGAGGAAAACTAAGTCAGTTTTTAGTTCATATATCTGAATTTCTTCCCAAAACCTTTTCTTATTTTGAAGATTTATCAAGTTGGGTTGAGTTATGCATAAATATGAGTTACTAATGTGAACAGTTGGGTGGATCAATTATGGATATAGGGTATGTAGATATTACGAGAGGGTATGGATTCGACGCTAAGGAGGCCCAGCAGGTTAGAATTGCCTGGGAAATCGCGAACGAACTGATCGACATTGTTCCGGAGCCCAAGGTATGGGTCGAGCTCCATAACGAAATCCTGAAGAATTTCATTGAAACATCAGAGCTGTATTCCCTAAAAACATACCTCGACTTTATCCACGACTTCTTCGCTGAGAAAATCGACGAGGAAACGGCCGAGGAAGTAATTGAAGTGTTCAAGAAGCACTCGGAGGCATTGTTCTTCAAGCTCAACGAGGAATTCGTGGCCCCCTCCTTATTGATGGCCCAAGTGTTCGGGTTCATAGAGCACGGGGAAAAGTTCTTGGAAATTCTTATGGCAATTGGAATTCCTCAAGTCAAGAGATACGAAAGCACCGCCGAAATGCTTAGAGATGTTCCGCCAAAGATGAGAGGCGCGATAATCGCAGGAATCCTCCTTAACAGAGTTCCCGATGTTGAATCATGGGTTTATGCAATCAGCAAAATTCAAGATGAAATTCAGGCCAGGGGAGGCATTATATCCAAAAACAAGGCTGGAAAAATCATAAGGAATGCGTTTGAAGAACTTGGAAACAAGGAAGGCGCGGTGCAGGCCCGCAAGGTATTCATCGAGTACATTGGGGAGATTCTAGAAGAGGTGCAACCGGAGATTTATGCGGCAACACCCGTGCTCCTCGACGTCAACACGGCGCTCACCGTGATACTCTCAGACAAGCATCCGGACGTACTTTCCCATCTCGTTGGTCTCCGCTTCTGACCCTGCACCTTTTCCTTTTGCTATGACTCTCACACCCAGATGTATAAGCTAAAATATTTTAGCTTATTAATTAAGTTCAATCAAAACCAAAAAGCTTTTAAGTTAAATTGCCCACAATATGTTGGTGGTCCACATGGCAAGGCCCAAATCCAAAACCAATGGTAAAGATGAGTGGGCAATTCTTGAGGAACTCCAGCCCTGGGTTCGTGAAAGGTACTTCCTTATAAAAGAGGCGTTTAAGGACAGAGAATTCACCCAGGAAGACGTTGAAAAGCTCTTTGAGGCCAAAAGGAAAGAGCTCCTTGAGAAGGGCATAAAGGAACCCAAATTCACGACCAAGAACGTTGGTGAAGTTCTCTCAATCCTCCGCAAGGCCGGCCTCATAACGGCCAGAAAGGACCTTTACGATTACCGCAAAACGTATTACCGCCTGAAGTTCCCTGGAGAAACAAAAATCACCCGCGACAGGCTCATCTCACTCCTCAAAGCGGCCGCCGACCAGATAAGGGGAGGCCTCGATTACAAGGCCCTGCTCGTGTTCCTGTTCTACAAGGCCATAAGCGACCGCTGGATGAAGAGGGCTCAGGAGCTGATGGCTGACGGCAAGAAGCCCTTCCAGGCTTACATGATTGTAAACAGGGAATATTACGTCCTCTTCGACGAAGGCACTGGAAAACTCTACACCTGGCACCAGGTCGTTAAGACGAGGGACAGCATAAAGGAGATGGCCAACGCCCTCATAAAAATTGCCGAGATGAATGAGGAGCTTGCCGACCTGAAGAAGCTCGTCGAGGTTCTCGGCCTAATCGGCTTCATCAAAGAGGACAACCTCCACAAGCTTGAGGAAATCGTGAAGATATTCAACCGCGTCGATTTTGCGGAGTTCGACAGCGACATACTCGGCGATGCCTACGAGTGGATTCTCTCATACTTCGCCCCCCAGAAGGCCAAGGAGGGCGAGGTTTACACGCCGAGGGAGGTTATCAGGCTCCTCGTCGAGTTGCTCGACATCGAAGACGAGAGCGATGTCCTCGACCCGGCGAGTGGCTCGGGTGGAATGCTCATCGAGGCTTACCGTTACGTGAGGGAAAAGGTCAAGAAGGAAAACCCGGACGAAGAGCCTGCGGTCATGCTTTACGGCCAGGAGCTCAACGAGACGACGGCGGCGCTCTCAAAGCTCAACCTAATCCTGCACGGAATCCAGGACTTCGTAATCTTCGAAGGCTCCGACAGCCTCGTTAACCCTCGCTGGGAGGAGGAGCTCAAGGAGAACGGGGTCGAGGACGGAAAAGTTGATTACGTTATTGCCAACCCACCCTGGAACCAGGACGGCTACGACGAGACCCGCTTGAGCGACAGGAGGATAAAACACATTTACAAGTACGGATACACAACGAAGCAGTCCGCCGACTGGGCGTGGGTTCAGCTGATGCTTTATTACGCGAGGAGGAAGGTTGGCATCGTCCTCGACAGCGGGGCCCTCTTTAGGGGAGGTGCTGAAAAGGCAATAAGGCAGGGCATCGTCGAGGACGACCTGATTGAGGCGGTAATTCTGCTCCCGGAGAAACTGTTTTACAACACCGGCGCGCCGGGAATCATAATGGTTCTCAACCCAAATAAGCCCGAGGAGAGGAAGGGGAAGATACTCTTCATCAACGCCTCCCGTGAATACCGCAAGCACCCCGAGGTCAGGAAGCTCAACCAGCTCGGCCCGGAGCACATAAGGAAAATCGTTGATGCTTACAGGGAGTTTAAGGATGTTGAGGGCTTCTCAAGGGCCGTAAGCTTGAAGGAGATACGGAAGAACGATTACAACCTGAACGTCAGCCTTTACGTGTTCCCTGAGGAGGAGAGGGAGAAAATCGACTTAGCTAAGGAGTTCGAGGAGTTCAGGAAAATCGAGGAGAAGGAGAGGGAACTGGTGGAGAAGGCCAAGGCCTACATCGAGGGCATAATCAAGGTGATGGGCAATGAGTGAGGCCCTCCCCGCTTTTCAGTTTTACAGGGAGACGAGGCTCAAGGAGGTCGAGCTGAACGGCAGGAAGGTCCGGATTCCAGAGGAGTGGGAGGTTAAAAAAGTTGCTGATCTTTTTGATGTTAAGACTGGAACAACACCCTCAACTAAAAAGACAGAGTACTGGGAAAATGGAGAAATCAACTGGTTCACTCCAGTGGATCTAAGCAAGCTGGGAAACTCTCTTTATCTTAAAGAAAGCGAGAGAAAGATAACTAAGCTCGCTCTCCAGAAGACAAACCTAAACTTGATTCCTCCAGGCTCAATAATTCTTTCCACTCGCGCACCGGTTGGATATGTTGGAGTAACCACTATTGAGGCAACTTTTAACCAGGGTTGCAAGGGATTAGTCCCCAAATCCGAAGTTTCAATTGAATACTTCGCTTATCAATTGCAGTTGTTCAAGAAAGACTTAGAGAACAGAAGCGGGGGAGCGACATTCAAAGAGCTTGCCAAGAAAATGCTTGAGGGATTTGAGCTAATAACGCCACCCCTCCACGAACAAAAGAAAATCGCCGAGGTGCTCCGCTCCATTGACGAGGCGATTCAGGCCGTCGAGGAGAGCATTGCGAAGCTTGAGAGGCTTAAGAAGGGCACGATGGAGCAGTTGCTCACGAAGGGCATCGGCCACACCAAGTTCAAGACCGTCGAGCTGAACGGCAGGAAGGTCGAGATTCCGGAAGAGTGGGTGGTCGTCAAGGTTGAGGACATTATCACAGAGGCTAAGCCTGGCTTTGCAAGTGGAAAACGAGACGAGAACGGCATAATTCAGCTCAGAATGAACAACATAACAACAGACGGGCGAGTCGTACTTGACCAGTATCTGAAAGTTCCAATACCCAAAAACAAGGACATTAACGATTATCTCCTAAAGCCTGGCGATGTGTTGTTCAACAATACCAACAGCGTTGATTTACTGGGTAAGAGTGCCGTCTTTAGAGGAGAATGCGAGTTTTGCACATACAGCAATCATATAACACGTCTCCGCGTTAAAGAGGGCGTTACGATACCCGAGTGGCTTGTTTACAATTTCATTAGACTTTGGCAGATGCAATATTTCAAGCAAATCGCCATAAGGCACGTGGGACAGGCAGGAATACGGAAATCTGACCTTTTGAACATAAAACTCCCCCTCCCGCCCCTCGAAGAGCAGAAGCAAATCGCCGAAATCCTTCGCACGATTGACGAGGCCATCGAGGCCAAGAGGCAGAAGAAGGAGAAGCTCGAACGCATGAAGAAGGCAGTGATGGAAAAGCTCCTCACGGGGGAGATAAGGGTTCGGTCGGACGGCTAGTCCCAACTGGCGACCCCCGTCCTCATTCCTTTTTGTCCTTTTCACTTCCCCTTTATGTGGCTTTTGATGTCTCAAAAACCCAAATGTTTTTATAAAATCGTTCGGAGATTTGAGACATGACACTCACAAAGGCTGAGCTTAAAACGCTCCTCGCAATCGAAGAACCAATTACAATGACCGAGTTGGCCAACAAACTCGGCCTCTCAAAGGGCACCCTCTCCACCCTCCTTCACTCGCTCAAAAAGACGGGACTCATCGAGCTTGAGGGGAAGAAACCGATGATTATAAAGCCCGCAGAGAATAAAGCACTGCATCTTCTCAGAAGAATCGCCACAGATTTTCCCCACGTTAATCTCGAAGTCCTCACAGGGAGCAGTTTAAAGGTCGTCTCGGCCTTAGATGTAAAGCCCCAGCCCCTCTGGCTCATTCAGTTGAAAGCAAACGTGAGCAGGGCGACGCTCCACAGGAGTCTAAGCCAACTTATGGAGAGACTCATTGTGGGAAAGAAAGAGGGAGGTTACTTCATAAGCAAACGTTTTGCCCCCTTCAAGGCCTTCGCTGACGAGTACTTTTATCTGCAGAACTCCATTAAGGCGAAAGAGTTTGACCCCAACGCCTCGGTCGTCTGGAGCGGTGTTGAAGAGCTCATACTCGCGACTGGGGGTTTTAGGGGAAAAAGCGTCGGAGAGTTTCAGCTGACTGGTCTGGCTCGATTCTCTGACTTTGGGCTTCCCCTAATCTCATCGGGGATTTATCATTATTACTGGCCGGCCAGGGAGCTCAGCCTCGAAGATGTCGTTGTGCATACGTTAACGCTCGGAAAGGATGCGAGGGAACTGCTTTACGCCACCGTCCTTCTCAAAGGAAAAGGTTTCGATGAGCGCAAACTCAAAAAGCTCGCCGCTAAATTTGGCGTTTCCGATGCTGTTAATGAAGTACTTGAATACCTCCAGGGAGCAAATAAGCCGTATCCGTTCCCGTCAATGGAAGAGGTTGAAGAGCTCTGCCGTCAGTATTTTGGAGGTTCCTGCGATGATAACGAGGGAGAGGCTGATTGAAGAGTTTGCCCTGCTCGATGAAAAGGCCAGGCTCATGGATTCCGAGGAAATCCACATTTACCTCATCGGCGGAGGGAACCTCGCTTTGAGAGGCATCAAGCCGGCAACGGCTGATGTTGACGTTGTCGTTGAGAACGTTGGAGTCTTGAACCGTCTGGAGAGGGTTCTCACTGACCCCTCGCCGGAGTTGAAGACGAGCAAGGGGCTGGTTATTTACATTAAGGTCGTTGAACACGAGTACAGGAGAAAGCTCGGAGCTTATTCGGTTTACAGAAAGCTGGACCCTGAGCTTGAGGATTTCAACCTCGACGTTTTCGTAAGGAGGGTTTTGAGAGGAATAACACTCACTGAGGGCATCATGAAGAGGGCATTCGTTCCCAAAGAGTTCAATGAGCTGGAAAAGCTTAAGGTTCACCTCGTTTCTCCCGAAGACATATTCCTGTTTAAGGGTGTCACCTCCCTGGGCCGTTCGAAGGACATTGACGACATCATGAGACTCCTCGAGCTGGGGATTGACTTTGACGTGGTTTTAGATGAAGTTAGGGCGCAGAAGGAATTTATTGAACCGGAGCGGTTTGAACACCTTGCGGGCCTTTTGCTTGAGAAGCTGATAAGCGTTCAAAGAATCCTTGAAGAGAGGGGCCTGAGGAGTTCCGGCTTGGATAAGTTTATTAGTTCCCTGGAGAAGTTGTTGTTCGGGTAAGAGGTGAGAGAGTATGGCCATGAAGCCCGAGTCTGTGGTTCATAAGGAGATTGCCGACGGTCTTCTGAAAATCGGCTGGGAAAACGGCAACGAAAAGTTTGGAATCGAGGAGCACAGACTTCTGACCAACGTTGAGAGGCTAACCCTTCTTGGCGACGTGATTATATGGGACGTTCTGGAGAGAAAAATTAAGGAGCTTAACAGGTCATTCTTTGTGAACCTCACCGATGAAGAAGAGGAGAAGGTTTGGGAAGAGATAAAGCTCAAGCTTGAGTCCTCTGACGAAGTTGAACTTCTTGAGGCCCTAAAGTATGGCCTCCACTTAACTGCCCTCGGGAAATACGACCGGATTAAACTCATCGACTACGAGAATCCCGACAACAACGAATTCTTCTTTCTCCATGAGGCTAAGTACCCGGGCTCTCCTGACAACATAAAGCCTGACTTCAGCCTGTTCATCAACGGTATCCCCGTCGTCATAATCGAGGCCAAGGCCCAGGGAATAATCGAGCTCGATGAGATTGACTGGAGAAGATGGGCCCACGTCCACGGCACGGAAGAGGAAGCTTTAACTCAGATACGGAAATATGAGAAATATTCGCCAAGGCTCTTCCGCTTCGTCCAGTTCGCGGTCGCTTACGGGGATAAGCAGGTTTACACTCCCACGATGCCCGGGAAGCATTACGCTCCCGCCTTCGAGTGGAGGTACCCGAACGAGGACGTTTCGAACATCTTCGACCTCCTGGCCCCTGAAAGGCTTCTTGACGTCCTCCGATACTTCACGTTCTTCTTCAAGAGAAACGAGAAGGGCGCAAAGAGGATTAAGGTTATCACCCGTTGGAACCAGTATCGGGCGACGAAGAGGGCCATTGAAAGGATTACCAGTTACCTTTCCGGCAACGACGAGAAGAGCAACGGTTTAATCTGGCAGTGGCAGGGAAGCGGAAAGACTTTCATAATGTTCTTCATCGCCAACTGGTTCCTTAACAATTACAAGGACAGGAACCC
This genomic interval carries:
- a CDS encoding HsdM family class I SAM-dependent methyltransferase, yielding MARPKSKTNGKDEWAILEELQPWVRERYFLIKEAFKDREFTQEDVEKLFEAKRKELLEKGIKEPKFTTKNVGEVLSILRKAGLITARKDLYDYRKTYYRLKFPGETKITRDRLISLLKAAADQIRGGLDYKALLVFLFYKAISDRWMKRAQELMADGKKPFQAYMIVNREYYVLFDEGTGKLYTWHQVVKTRDSIKEMANALIKIAEMNEELADLKKLVEVLGLIGFIKEDNLHKLEEIVKIFNRVDFAEFDSDILGDAYEWILSYFAPQKAKEGEVYTPREVIRLLVELLDIEDESDVLDPASGSGGMLIEAYRYVREKVKKENPDEEPAVMLYGQELNETTAALSKLNLILHGIQDFVIFEGSDSLVNPRWEEELKENGVEDGKVDYVIANPPWNQDGYDETRLSDRRIKHIYKYGYTTKQSADWAWVQLMLYYARRKVGIVLDSGALFRGGAEKAIRQGIVEDDLIEAVILLPEKLFYNTGAPGIIMVLNPNKPEERKGKILFINASREYRKHPEVRKLNQLGPEHIRKIVDAYREFKDVEGFSRAVSLKEIRKNDYNLNVSLYVFPEEEREKIDLAKEFEEFRKIEEKERELVEKAKAYIEGIIKVMGNE
- a CDS encoding restriction endonuclease subunit S; amino-acid sequence: MSEALPAFQFYRETRLKEVELNGRKVRIPEEWEVKKVADLFDVKTGTTPSTKKTEYWENGEINWFTPVDLSKLGNSLYLKESERKITKLALQKTNLNLIPPGSIILSTRAPVGYVGVTTIEATFNQGCKGLVPKSEVSIEYFAYQLQLFKKDLENRSGGATFKELAKKMLEGFELITPPLHEQKKIAEVLRSIDEAIQAVEESIAKLERLKKGTMEQLLTKGIGHTKFKTVELNGRKVEIPEEWVVVKVEDIITEAKPGFASGKRDENGIIQLRMNNITTDGRVVLDQYLKVPIPKNKDINDYLLKPGDVLFNNTNSVDLLGKSAVFRGECEFCTYSNHITRLRVKEGVTIPEWLVYNFIRLWQMQYFKQIAIRHVGQAGIRKSDLLNIKLPLPPLEEQKQIAEILRTIDEAIEAKRQKKEKLERMKKAVMEKLLTGEIRVRSDG
- a CDS encoding MarR family transcriptional regulator encodes the protein MTLTKAELKTLLAIEEPITMTELANKLGLSKGTLSTLLHSLKKTGLIELEGKKPMIIKPAENKALHLLRRIATDFPHVNLEVLTGSSLKVVSALDVKPQPLWLIQLKANVSRATLHRSLSQLMERLIVGKKEGGYFISKRFAPFKAFADEYFYLQNSIKAKEFDPNASVVWSGVEELILATGGFRGKSVGEFQLTGLARFSDFGLPLISSGIYHYYWPARELSLEDVVVHTLTLGKDARELLYATVLLKGKGFDERKLKKLAAKFGVSDAVNEVLEYLQGANKPYPFPSMEEVEELCRQYFGGSCDDNEGEAD